Proteins from a genomic interval of Hydrogenophaga sp. PAMC20947:
- a CDS encoding alpha/beta hydrolase, whose translation MKPSSTLLLPGWQNSTPDHWQSHWEAVYGYHRVEQHDWMTPKRGDWMARLEEVILDADEPVVLVAHSLGCILTAAWASHSKNTHRVKAAFLVAPGDAERDALRDILPSWSPIPMAPLPFPSLLVGSQDDPYCPFERVQAMALAWGSDFWDLGHAGHINAGTGLGDWPQGHEKFLQFVDLKAI comes from the coding sequence GTGAAACCTTCCAGCACGCTCTTGCTCCCAGGCTGGCAAAACAGCACTCCCGACCATTGGCAAAGCCACTGGGAGGCCGTGTATGGCTACCACCGCGTCGAACAGCACGACTGGATGACACCCAAGCGAGGTGACTGGATGGCACGGCTGGAAGAGGTGATTCTCGACGCCGATGAGCCTGTTGTGCTGGTGGCGCACAGCTTGGGCTGCATCCTCACCGCCGCCTGGGCCTCGCACTCAAAGAACACCCACCGTGTCAAAGCGGCTTTTCTGGTGGCTCCTGGTGATGCCGAGCGCGACGCGCTGCGCGACATACTGCCCAGCTGGTCACCCATTCCCATGGCGCCGCTGCCGTTTCCCAGCTTGCTGGTGGGCAGCCAAGACGACCCGTATTGCCCCTTTGAGCGCGTGCAGGCGATGGCACTGGCCTGGGGTTCGGACTTTTGGGATCTGGGTCACGCGGGGCACATCAATGCCGGGACGGGGCTTGGAGACTGGCCGCAAGGCCATGAGAAATTCCTTCAATTTGTTGATCTGAAAGCAATCTGA
- a CDS encoding ParB/RepB/Spo0J family partition protein: MATKKPKGLGRGLEALLGPKVVDAASPDAQENGRVAQLPSSLPLTELVAGQYQPRTHMDEGALYELAESIKLQGVMQPILVRQLTSGDNAGKYEIIAGERRFRASKLAGLASVPVLVRDVPDETAAAMALIENMQREDLNPLEEAQGLQRLVKEFGLTHEQAAQAVGRSRSAASNLLRLLQLAEPVQTMLMAGDLDMGHARALLTLDRATQITAGTQIASKKMSVREAESLVKKLSAEFALAPQTLKKEKSRDIKRVEEELSDLLTADVEVRVKKRVKRHGRFEEMGELAIQFGSLDELNGLIDKLRK, encoded by the coding sequence ATGGCAACCAAAAAACCCAAAGGCCTCGGCCGTGGACTCGAAGCCCTGCTGGGTCCCAAAGTGGTGGACGCCGCTTCGCCCGATGCGCAGGAAAATGGGCGTGTTGCCCAGTTGCCGTCCAGCCTGCCCCTGACCGAGCTGGTGGCGGGCCAGTACCAGCCGCGAACCCATATGGACGAGGGCGCGTTGTATGAGCTGGCCGAGTCCATCAAGTTGCAAGGCGTGATGCAGCCGATTCTGGTGCGCCAGCTCACCAGTGGCGACAACGCGGGCAAGTACGAAATCATCGCGGGTGAGCGGCGTTTCCGGGCGTCCAAATTGGCTGGGCTGGCGAGCGTTCCCGTGTTGGTTCGCGATGTGCCCGACGAAACCGCCGCGGCCATGGCGCTGATCGAGAACATGCAGCGCGAAGACCTGAATCCGCTGGAGGAAGCCCAGGGCTTGCAACGCCTGGTGAAAGAGTTTGGGCTCACCCACGAACAGGCGGCTCAGGCGGTAGGGCGCTCGCGCAGCGCGGCCAGCAATTTGCTGCGCTTGCTGCAGCTGGCTGAGCCAGTGCAGACCATGCTGATGGCGGGAGATCTGGACATGGGCCATGCCCGAGCCTTGCTCACGCTGGACAGAGCCACCCAGATCACGGCAGGCACCCAGATTGCCTCCAAGAAGATGTCGGTGCGCGAGGCCGAAAGTCTGGTGAAGAAGCTGAGCGCCGAGTTCGCGCTGGCACCTCAGACGCTCAAGAAAGAGAAGTCACGCGACATCAAGCGCGTGGAAGAAGAACTCTCCGACCTGCTCACCGCCGATGTTGAAGTGCGCGTGAAAAAGCGCGTCAAGCGCCACGGGCGTTTTGAGGAAATGGGTGAATTGGCGATCCAGTTTGGCTCCCTCGACGAGCTCAATGGTCTGATCGACAAGCTCAGGAAGTAA
- a CDS encoding NAD(P)H-dependent oxidoreductase codes for MNTPIPTLVFAGSTRAQSWNRQLAGAVATMATAEGAQVTHLELAGFDVPLYNADLEAKGTPRDVVRLKEIFHAHPAWLICSPEYNGSYTALLKNTLDWVSSPIKGDPEWSNGTKAFTGKVVGLLSASPGALGGLRSLSHLTPLMLNLQCWVAPKQFALSKAHEAFDPDGQLSTDAARAGAKSVVDQVLWATKQFQKA; via the coding sequence ATGAACACCCCCATTCCTACCCTCGTCTTTGCGGGCAGCACCCGCGCCCAATCCTGGAACCGCCAACTCGCTGGCGCCGTGGCAACCATGGCCACCGCCGAGGGCGCACAAGTCACCCACCTGGAGCTGGCCGGCTTCGACGTGCCGCTCTACAACGCCGATCTCGAAGCCAAGGGCACACCGCGCGACGTGGTGCGCCTGAAAGAGATCTTCCACGCCCACCCCGCCTGGCTGATTTGCTCACCCGAATACAACGGCAGCTACACCGCCTTGCTGAAAAACACCCTCGACTGGGTATCCAGCCCCATCAAGGGCGACCCCGAGTGGAGCAACGGCACCAAGGCTTTCACTGGCAAAGTGGTCGGCCTGCTGTCGGCCTCACCCGGCGCGCTCGGGGGCTTGCGCAGCCTGAGCCACCTCACGCCTCTGATGCTGAACCTGCAATGCTGGGTCGCACCCAAGCAGTTCGCCCTTTCAAAAGCGCACGAAGCATTCGACCCCGATGGCCAGCTCTCCACCGACGCAGCACGCGCCGGCGCGAAAAGCGTGGTCGATCAGGTGCTGTGGGCCACGAAGCAGTTTCAGAAAGCCTGA
- a CDS encoding YceI family protein, translating to MRTSLTLLAAAAVLSTAGIAQAADYAIDPTHTFATFEIGHFGASVNRARFEKKEGTISFDKAAKTGKVDISFDIASVSSGTAAFDKHLQSADILNAAKFPKARFVSDKVVFNGDKVSEVMGQLTLLDKTQPVTLKANQFNCYESPMLKREVCGGDFEATIDRTAFGVNYGVDWGFPKNVRLVLQVEAVKQ from the coding sequence ATGCGCACATCCCTCACCCTGCTGGCCGCTGCCGCCGTTTTGTCCACCGCGGGCATCGCCCAGGCCGCTGACTACGCGATCGACCCGACCCACACCTTTGCCACGTTTGAGATTGGTCACTTCGGCGCCAGCGTGAACCGCGCCCGTTTCGAAAAGAAAGAGGGCACGATCAGCTTCGACAAGGCCGCCAAGACCGGCAAAGTCGACATCAGCTTCGACATTGCTTCGGTCAGCTCCGGCACCGCTGCTTTCGACAAGCACCTGCAAAGCGCTGACATCCTCAACGCCGCCAAATTCCCCAAGGCGCGCTTCGTGTCCGATAAGGTGGTCTTTAACGGCGACAAAGTCAGCGAAGTCATGGGCCAGCTGACACTGCTGGACAAGACCCAGCCTGTGACGCTGAAGGCCAACCAGTTCAACTGCTACGAAAGCCCGATGCTCAAGCGTGAAGTGTGTGGCGGCGACTTTGAGGCCACCATCGACCGCACCGCCTTCGGCGTGAACTACGGCGTGGACTGGGGCTTCCCGAAGAATGTGCGCCTGGTGTTGCAGGTTGAGGCGGTGAAGCAGTAA
- a CDS encoding Crp/Fnr family transcriptional regulator: MTDTPDSTQQLLSLYPALAGLPELLPRLPLMTVPAGTALFEENQACQGFPMVIRGEVRVSRSGANGRALELYRVRPGEMCLVSSASLFAGQPLSAHGVATGPTTLALLSPADFDTALADASFRGYVLGLFAERMADLTALIDAVAFQQLDSRLAAALLGHGAQVRATHQTLADELGTVREIVTRLLHRFEREGLVELSRECITIRNSAGLRAAAALIAR, encoded by the coding sequence ATGACCGACACACCCGACAGTACCCAGCAACTGCTATCGCTCTACCCGGCACTGGCGGGCTTGCCCGAGCTGCTGCCCCGGCTGCCCCTCATGACCGTACCAGCGGGCACAGCGCTGTTTGAGGAAAACCAGGCCTGCCAGGGCTTCCCCATGGTGATCCGCGGCGAGGTGCGCGTTTCCCGCAGCGGCGCCAACGGCCGCGCACTGGAGCTGTACCGCGTGCGGCCGGGTGAGATGTGCCTGGTGTCGTCCGCCAGCCTCTTCGCGGGCCAGCCGCTTTCGGCCCATGGCGTGGCCACCGGCCCCACCACCCTGGCCCTGCTCTCACCCGCCGACTTTGATACCGCGCTGGCCGATGCCAGCTTTCGCGGCTACGTGTTGGGCCTGTTTGCAGAACGCATGGCCGACCTCACTGCGTTGATCGATGCCGTGGCGTTTCAGCAGCTCGACAGCCGCCTGGCGGCCGCTCTGCTTGGCCATGGCGCCCAGGTGCGCGCCACCCACCAGACCCTGGCTGACGAGCTGGGCACCGTGCGCGAGATCGTCACCCGCCTGCTGCACCGCTTTGAGCGCGAGGGTCTGGTCGAACTCTCCCGCGAATGCATCACCATCCGAAACAGCGCCGGTTTGCGGGCTGCCGCCGCCCTGATCGCCCGGTGA
- a CDS encoding YkgJ family cysteine cluster protein, with the protein MNCRPGCAACCIAPSISSPMPGLPHGKPAGLPCPHLDEALMCKLFGLPERPAVCSSLPPNDEMCGEDRVHALHFLESLEQATRP; encoded by the coding sequence ATGAACTGCCGCCCTGGCTGCGCCGCCTGCTGCATCGCCCCCTCGATCAGCAGCCCCATGCCAGGTTTGCCACATGGCAAACCGGCAGGCCTGCCCTGCCCCCATCTGGACGAAGCCCTGATGTGCAAACTGTTTGGGTTACCGGAGCGGCCTGCGGTGTGCAGCTCCCTGCCGCCCAACGACGAGATGTGCGGCGAGGACCGTGTGCACGCACTGCATTTTCTGGAAAGCCTGGAACAAGCCACCCGCCCATGA
- the mnmG gene encoding tRNA uridine-5-carboxymethylaminomethyl(34) synthesis enzyme MnmG, producing the protein MLYPQEFDVIVVGGGHAGTEAALAAARMGSKTLLLTHNIETLGQMSCNPSIGGIGKGHLVKEIDALGGAMALATDEGGIQFRILNSSKGPAVRATRAQADRILYKAAIRRMLENQPNLWLFQQAVDDLMIEGDRVVGAVTQVGIQFRGRTVVLTAGTFLDGKIHVGLSNYAAGRAGDPPAVSLSARLKELNLPQARLKTGTPPRIDGRSIDYSKCTVQPGDGVPGGMNAHLPVPVFSFMGGAIAHPQQVPCWITHTNERTHEIIRSGFDRSPMFTGKIEGVGPRYCPSVEDKVNRFADKDSHQIFLEPEGLTTHEVYPNGISTSLPFDIQYDLVRSMAGMENAHILRPGYAIEYDYFDPRSLKNSFETRQIQGLFFAGQINGTTGYEEAAAQGLFAGLNAALQCRGEAAWLPRRDEAYLGVLVDDLVTQGVTEPYRMFTSRAEFRLQLREDNADMRLTEAGRQMGLVDDARWEAFSRKRDAVSRETERLKATWVNPRNLPPVESERVLGKAIEHEHNLFDLLRRPGVHYDALMAMNDRQHVHSDVSRETLGDLHDAVVEQVEIAAKYAGYIERQKSEVERSVHYEGLKLPVDLDYLQVAALSFEARQKLAKHRPETLGQAARISGITPASISLLLVHLKKGGFKGFAAVQGAAAENVSAA; encoded by the coding sequence ATGTTGTACCCCCAGGAATTTGATGTGATCGTCGTTGGCGGTGGCCACGCCGGCACCGAGGCCGCGCTCGCCGCCGCGCGCATGGGCAGCAAGACGCTGCTGCTCACCCACAACATCGAGACGCTCGGGCAGATGAGCTGCAACCCCAGCATCGGCGGCATTGGCAAGGGCCATCTGGTGAAAGAGATTGACGCGTTGGGCGGCGCCATGGCGCTCGCCACCGACGAGGGCGGCATCCAGTTTCGCATTCTCAACAGCTCCAAGGGCCCGGCGGTACGTGCCACGCGGGCCCAGGCCGACCGAATTCTCTACAAGGCGGCCATCCGCCGCATGCTGGAAAACCAGCCCAACCTCTGGCTGTTCCAGCAGGCTGTGGACGATCTGATGATCGAGGGCGATCGGGTGGTCGGTGCCGTGACCCAGGTCGGTATCCAGTTTCGCGGCCGCACCGTGGTTCTGACCGCGGGCACTTTCCTGGATGGCAAGATCCATGTGGGTCTGAGCAACTACGCGGCTGGCCGGGCGGGCGATCCGCCGGCCGTGAGCCTGTCGGCTCGGCTGAAAGAGCTGAACTTGCCGCAGGCCCGCCTGAAAACGGGCACACCACCCCGCATTGACGGGCGCAGCATCGACTATTCCAAGTGCACGGTTCAGCCAGGGGATGGCGTTCCCGGCGGCATGAACGCCCACCTGCCTGTGCCCGTGTTCAGTTTCATGGGGGGCGCCATTGCCCATCCGCAGCAAGTGCCCTGCTGGATCACCCACACCAATGAGCGCACCCACGAGATCATCCGTTCCGGCTTTGACCGCAGCCCCATGTTCACGGGGAAGATAGAAGGCGTGGGCCCGCGTTATTGCCCAAGCGTGGAAGACAAGGTCAACCGCTTCGCGGACAAAGACAGCCACCAGATTTTTCTGGAGCCGGAAGGGCTGACCACCCACGAGGTTTATCCCAACGGGATCTCCACCAGTCTGCCTTTCGATATCCAGTACGATTTGGTGCGCAGCATGGCAGGCATGGAAAACGCCCACATCTTGCGCCCGGGCTATGCGATCGAATACGATTACTTCGACCCGCGTTCGCTCAAGAACAGTTTCGAGACCCGTCAGATTCAGGGTTTGTTCTTTGCAGGGCAGATCAATGGCACGACCGGCTACGAAGAGGCCGCGGCCCAGGGTTTGTTTGCCGGGCTCAATGCCGCGCTGCAGTGCCGGGGTGAAGCCGCGTGGCTGCCGCGCCGGGACGAGGCTTACCTTGGGGTATTGGTGGATGATTTGGTGACGCAGGGCGTCACCGAGCCCTACCGCATGTTCACCAGCCGGGCGGAGTTCCGCCTGCAGCTGCGCGAAGACAACGCCGACATGCGCCTCACCGAAGCAGGGCGCCAGATGGGCCTGGTGGACGATGCGCGCTGGGAGGCCTTCAGCCGCAAGCGCGATGCCGTTTCACGTGAGACAGAGCGGCTCAAAGCCACCTGGGTGAATCCGCGCAATCTGCCCCCTGTGGAAAGTGAACGGGTCCTGGGTAAAGCCATTGAGCATGAGCACAACCTGTTTGATTTGCTGCGTCGGCCTGGTGTGCACTACGACGCGCTCATGGCCATGAACGACCGGCAGCACGTGCACTCAGATGTTTCACGTGAAACCTTGGGCGACCTGCACGACGCTGTTGTGGAGCAGGTGGAGATCGCGGCCAAATACGCGGGCTACATCGAGCGGCAGAAGTCTGAGGTCGAGCGCTCGGTTCACTACGAAGGGCTCAAGCTTCCGGTGGATCTGGATTACTTGCAAGTCGCGGCTTTGTCGTTTGAGGCCCGGCAAAAGCTGGCCAAGCACCGCCCGGAGACGCTGGGGCAGGCTGCGCGCATCTCTGGCATCACGCCGGCCAGCATCTCCCTGTTGCTGGTCCACCTGAAGAAAGGTGGCTTCAAGGGGTTTGCCGCCGTCCAGGGTGCCGCTGCTGAAAACGTATCCGCAGCATGA
- a CDS encoding YceI family protein: protein MIARFLFPFTLAAAALLPLAAQAEQALVPAQSEIQFVSKQMGVPVEGKFKTFSAQVAFDPAKLATSKIAFTVDTGSADISREANAELPKSVWFNVAAFPRATFQSSNIKRVNTTQFEVAGKLSIKGVSSDVVVPVTLAQSGGTTTATGAFPIKRLTFRIGEQEWSDTSMVADDVQVKFKLTLTGVPKL from the coding sequence ATGATTGCCCGTTTTCTATTTCCCTTCACCCTCGCCGCTGCTGCCTTGCTCCCATTGGCTGCTCAGGCTGAGCAGGCGTTGGTGCCCGCGCAGAGCGAGATCCAGTTTGTGAGCAAGCAGATGGGCGTGCCGGTTGAAGGCAAGTTCAAGACCTTCAGCGCCCAGGTGGCCTTTGATCCGGCCAAGCTGGCCACGAGCAAGATCGCCTTCACGGTGGACACGGGCAGCGCTGACATCAGTCGCGAAGCCAACGCCGAGCTGCCCAAGTCGGTGTGGTTCAATGTGGCAGCCTTTCCCAGGGCCACATTCCAGTCCAGCAACATCAAACGGGTCAACACGACCCAGTTTGAGGTGGCCGGCAAGCTCAGCATCAAGGGTGTGAGCAGTGACGTGGTGGTACCCGTGACCCTGGCCCAGAGCGGCGGCACCACGACCGCTACCGGGGCCTTTCCCATCAAACGCCTGACTTTCCGTATTGGCGAGCAAGAGTGGTCGGACACCTCAATGGTGGCCGACGACGTACAGGTGAAGTTCAAGCTGACTTTGACCGGCGTGCCCAAGCTCTGA
- a CDS encoding cytochrome b: MQASHPRYHWMARLLHALLGVALVGLFAVGLYMADLPFSPDRLKLYNWHKWAGVTILTLSFVRLMWRLTHRPPALPAAIEQAMPAWQRFAHHATHLGLYVLFFAVPLAGWAYSSAAGFPIVPFGLFQLPDFVPVSEGLADFMKPVHKYAAYSLAALVVLHVAGALKHRFVDRDGLLQRMAFGNA, from the coding sequence ATGCAAGCCTCTCACCCCCGTTATCACTGGATGGCCCGATTGCTGCACGCCTTGTTGGGTGTGGCGCTTGTGGGTCTGTTCGCCGTTGGGCTGTACATGGCCGATCTGCCGTTTTCGCCCGATCGCCTGAAACTCTACAACTGGCACAAGTGGGCTGGGGTGACGATCCTGACGTTGTCGTTTGTGCGCCTGATGTGGCGCCTGACCCACCGGCCGCCAGCCCTGCCCGCGGCCATTGAGCAGGCTATGCCTGCCTGGCAACGCTTTGCACACCACGCAACGCATCTCGGTTTGTACGTGCTGTTTTTCGCCGTGCCACTCGCCGGCTGGGCCTACAGCTCGGCGGCAGGCTTCCCCATCGTGCCGTTTGGCCTGTTCCAGCTGCCCGATTTTGTGCCGGTGAGCGAAGGTCTGGCCGACTTCATGAAGCCCGTGCACAAGTACGCGGCTTACAGCTTGGCGGCCCTGGTGGTCCTGCATGTGGCGGGGGCCCTGAAGCACCGCTTTGTGGACCGCGACGGGTTGTTGCAGCGCATGGCCTTTGGCAACGCATAA
- a CDS encoding ParA family protein — protein sequence MAKIFCVANQKGGVGKTTTTVNLAAGLAKVGQRVLMVDLDPQGNATMGSGVDKRAMALSVYDVLLESATVSEATIYAEPCGYHVLGANRELAGAEVELVELDRRDKRLKTALAAVDGDYDFVLIDCPPSLSMLTLNGLCAAHGVIVPMQCEYFALEGLTDLVNTIKQVHANLNRDLQIIGLLRVMFDPRITLQQQVSDQLKTHFGDKVFESVIPRNVRLAEAPSYGLPGVVFDPNARGSQAFVAFAQEMVERIKSM from the coding sequence ATGGCTAAGATTTTTTGCGTGGCGAACCAAAAGGGCGGGGTGGGCAAGACCACCACCACCGTCAACCTGGCCGCTGGTTTGGCCAAAGTAGGGCAACGCGTGCTCATGGTGGACCTGGACCCCCAGGGCAACGCCACCATGGGTTCGGGCGTGGACAAGCGCGCCATGGCCTTGTCGGTCTACGACGTGTTGCTGGAGTCGGCCACAGTGAGTGAGGCCACGATCTACGCCGAGCCTTGTGGCTACCACGTGCTTGGGGCCAATCGCGAGCTGGCGGGCGCCGAGGTGGAGCTGGTGGAGCTGGACCGCCGAGACAAGCGCCTGAAAACCGCGCTGGCTGCGGTGGATGGCGACTATGACTTTGTCCTGATCGATTGCCCGCCGTCGCTCAGCATGCTCACGCTCAATGGCTTGTGCGCCGCCCACGGCGTGATCGTGCCCATGCAGTGTGAGTATTTCGCACTGGAAGGGCTCACCGATCTGGTCAACACCATCAAGCAGGTGCATGCCAACCTCAACCGCGATCTGCAGATCATCGGTCTGCTGCGTGTCATGTTTGATCCCCGCATCACCCTGCAGCAGCAGGTCAGCGATCAGCTCAAAACCCACTTTGGCGACAAAGTGTTTGAGAGTGTGATTCCTCGCAATGTGCGCCTGGCCGAAGCGCCCAGCTATGGGCTGCCCGGCGTGGTGTTTGACCCCAATGCCCGAGGCAGCCAGGCCTTTGTCGCCTTCGCCCAGGAAATGGTTGAACGCATCAAGTCCATGTGA
- a CDS encoding LysE family transporter, whose amino-acid sequence MFGIADYGAFVAAIVLFLAIPGPGNLALITSTSKGGLRGGMAATMGVIAGDQVLMWMAVAGVAALLATYPAAFHLVQWLGAAYLAWLGFKMLMARPGGQPVLNIKPHHFFQQALTITLLNPKAIVFYMAFFPLFVDPVRHQGLLTFGAMAITVAALTFLYGLGATLLTHFLAERMRANPVISRTLNKLAGVFLIGFGVKLALSK is encoded by the coding sequence ATGTTCGGCATCGCAGACTACGGCGCATTTGTGGCTGCCATCGTTCTTTTTTTGGCCATTCCCGGTCCTGGCAACCTGGCGCTCATCACCTCGACGAGCAAGGGCGGATTGCGCGGCGGTATGGCTGCGACCATGGGCGTGATCGCTGGGGACCAGGTCTTGATGTGGATGGCCGTGGCGGGTGTGGCGGCCTTGCTGGCGACCTATCCCGCCGCATTTCATCTGGTGCAGTGGCTGGGCGCAGCGTACCTGGCCTGGCTGGGCTTCAAGATGCTGATGGCCAGGCCAGGCGGCCAGCCGGTGCTCAACATCAAGCCTCACCACTTTTTCCAGCAGGCGCTGACCATCACCCTGCTGAACCCCAAGGCCATCGTTTTTTACATGGCGTTTTTTCCGCTGTTTGTGGATCCCGTCCGCCATCAGGGATTGCTGACCTTCGGCGCCATGGCGATCACCGTGGCAGCGCTCACATTTTTGTACGGATTGGGGGCGACCTTGTTGACCCACTTTCTGGCTGAGCGCATGCGCGCCAACCCTGTCATTTCCCGCACGCTGAACAAGTTGGCGGGTGTTTTCCTGATTGGCTTCGGCGTGAAGCTGGCCTTGTCCAAATAA
- a CDS encoding SDR family oxidoreductase → MKTILITGASSGIGRATALHFQAAGWNVAATMRKPADGKDLAGLERVAVLPLDVTDRASIEAAIQATLDRFGGIDVLLNNAGYGLAGPMEAVEPAQLERQFATNVFGPVYTMQACLPHFRARSSGLIINVTSIGGRLALPFNSLYHGTKFGLEGISESLALELQPLGIQVKLVEPGGVRTDFAGRSLDFMQKPGLSAYDASLQGAMSVFRDPARGQNYSDPAQIATVIYAAATDGKPQFRYLAGDDAKEMAGSRAQLSDEAYRDWAIQEYKL, encoded by the coding sequence ATGAAAACCATCCTCATCACAGGCGCCTCCAGCGGCATTGGTCGCGCCACCGCACTGCATTTCCAGGCCGCTGGCTGGAATGTCGCCGCCACCATGCGCAAACCCGCCGATGGCAAGGACCTCGCAGGCCTGGAGCGCGTGGCTGTGTTGCCCCTCGACGTGACCGATCGCGCCAGCATCGAAGCCGCAATCCAGGCCACGCTCGACCGGTTTGGCGGTATCGACGTGTTGCTCAACAACGCAGGCTATGGCCTGGCGGGCCCCATGGAAGCGGTGGAACCCGCTCAGCTGGAACGCCAGTTCGCGACGAACGTGTTTGGCCCGGTGTACACCATGCAAGCCTGCCTGCCGCACTTCCGGGCCCGAAGCAGCGGTCTGATCATCAACGTCACGTCGATCGGTGGTCGCCTCGCGTTGCCGTTCAATTCCCTTTACCACGGCACCAAATTTGGCCTGGAAGGCATTTCTGAATCGCTGGCGCTGGAGTTGCAACCACTGGGCATTCAGGTCAAGCTGGTGGAGCCGGGCGGTGTGCGCACCGATTTCGCTGGCCGCTCGCTGGACTTCATGCAAAAGCCTGGCCTCTCGGCCTACGACGCATCGCTGCAGGGCGCCATGAGCGTTTTCAGGGACCCCGCGCGCGGGCAAAACTACTCGGACCCTGCACAGATTGCCACCGTGATCTACGCGGCCGCCACCGATGGAAAGCCGCAATTCCGTTACCTGGCCGGTGACGACGCCAAAGAAATGGCGGGCAGCCGCGCCCAGTTGTCGGACGAAGCCTACCGTGACTGGGCCATCCAGGAATACAAACTGTGA
- the rsmG gene encoding 16S rRNA (guanine(527)-N(7))-methyltransferase RsmG, which yields MSRDVLTAGLRSLDLPLSDAQVSQLLDYLALLQKWNKVYNLTAVRDPAEMLTHHLLDSLAAIGPLRREIANAELSGRVRLLDVGSGGGLPGVVIAIVCPQIDVSCVDTVGKKAAFVQQAAATMGLPNLRGVHARVESLKAEQGGGFDVVCSRAFASLPDFTGWSRAALKTGAVWMAMKGKHPTEELKSLPADVAVFHVEQLQVPGLDAERCIIWMRPAVG from the coding sequence ATGAGCCGGGATGTGCTGACGGCAGGCCTGCGGTCACTGGACTTGCCTTTGAGCGATGCTCAGGTGTCGCAATTGCTCGATTACCTGGCGCTGCTGCAAAAGTGGAACAAGGTCTACAACCTCACGGCGGTGCGCGACCCGGCTGAGATGCTGACGCACCACCTGCTCGACAGCTTGGCAGCCATAGGGCCCTTGCGGCGCGAAATTGCCAATGCGGAGTTGAGTGGTCGGGTTCGCCTGCTCGATGTGGGTTCGGGTGGTGGCTTGCCCGGCGTGGTGATCGCTATTGTGTGCCCTCAGATCGATGTGAGCTGCGTGGACACGGTGGGCAAGAAGGCTGCTTTTGTGCAGCAGGCTGCGGCCACGATGGGCCTACCCAATCTGCGTGGCGTGCACGCCCGCGTGGAGTCTCTCAAGGCGGAGCAGGGCGGGGGCTTTGACGTGGTCTGTTCCCGGGCCTTTGCTTCGCTGCCCGACTTCACGGGTTGGTCGCGTGCTGCGCTCAAGACGGGTGCTGTGTGGATGGCCATGAAGGGCAAACACCCGACAGAAGAGCTGAAGTCTTTGCCCGCCGATGTGGCTGTGTTTCACGTGGAACAGCTGCAAGTGCCGGGTCTGGACGCCGAGCGCTGCATCATCTGGATGCGTCCAGCCGTCGGCTGA
- a CDS encoding TetR/AcrR family transcriptional regulator, which translates to MKPKDDQKLEAIAQATYLCVHERGMRALTLAEIARRAGVATSTLYVYFPNKQALLDALYERAKTAAVAQLMGADENSQPVKARMRRIWLALLALRLRQPEQQVFMEQYASSEYMSEHNRTLGTRLSAVFVALVQQGQDEELLKPIAVPFHQICLLGTVQETAKLIAQQGLPDDDATRNTAFILCWDAMKA; encoded by the coding sequence GTGAAACCCAAAGACGATCAAAAACTCGAAGCCATTGCCCAGGCGACCTACCTGTGCGTGCACGAACGCGGCATGCGTGCCCTGACGCTGGCGGAGATCGCCCGGCGGGCGGGTGTGGCCACCAGCACGCTCTACGTCTACTTCCCAAACAAGCAGGCACTGCTGGATGCGCTGTACGAGCGGGCCAAGACGGCTGCCGTGGCCCAACTCATGGGGGCGGACGAAAACAGTCAGCCCGTGAAGGCGCGCATGCGCCGCATCTGGCTGGCTCTCCTGGCGCTGCGGCTGCGCCAGCCCGAGCAACAGGTGTTCATGGAGCAGTACGCCAGCTCCGAATACATGAGCGAACACAACCGAACGCTGGGCACCCGCCTGAGCGCCGTGTTCGTCGCGCTGGTACAGCAGGGGCAGGACGAAGAGCTCCTGAAACCGATAGCGGTGCCATTCCACCAGATATGCCTGCTGGGCACTGTTCAGGAAACCGCCAAGCTGATCGCGCAGCAAGGGCTGCCCGACGACGACGCCACGCGAAACACCGCCTTCATTCTCTGCTGGGATGCCATGAAAGCCTGA